A stretch of the Burkholderiales bacterium genome encodes the following:
- a CDS encoding aromatic ring-hydroxylating dioxygenase subunit alpha, producing the protein MMTPEMIECLVRVGPGTPMGNLMRRYWVPALLSREIPEPDCPPVRVKLLGERLLAFRDSEGRPGLVDEFCAHRRASLFLGRNEEGGIRCSYHGWKYDIHGNCVELPSAPQIACKVKLKAYPCIERGDIVWAYMGPPGKRPEPPELEWALVPPEQRYVSKRIQECGWLQSMEGGIDTTHASWVHRYELDTDPMHKHAPANKYIKADRNAVFDIVEAEHGLTIFGRRNGEDDSYYYRITQWIFPWFTLIPPFGPHALGGHMWIPRDDESCWTWNINFFPDKPLPPEELEAMKRGEGIHAKLIPGTFRPVANRNNDWLIDRQAQREGRLYSGVQGFGMQDSSLQESMGPIQDYEKEFLVPTDKAIVMTRRALYRAARDLEKGVEPPALSAKSQRVRAASILLNRKEKATEWAKAALQDSLSKPVYTV; encoded by the coding sequence ATGATGACACCCGAGATGATCGAATGCCTGGTCCGCGTAGGGCCCGGCACTCCCATGGGCAATTTGATGCGGCGCTACTGGGTTCCGGCGCTGCTCTCGCGCGAGATCCCCGAGCCCGACTGCCCGCCGGTGCGCGTCAAGCTGCTTGGCGAGCGGCTGCTCGCCTTCCGCGACAGCGAGGGACGCCCCGGCCTAGTGGACGAGTTCTGCGCGCATCGCCGCGCGTCGCTCTTCCTCGGACGCAACGAGGAAGGCGGCATCCGCTGCTCCTACCACGGCTGGAAGTACGACATCCACGGCAACTGCGTCGAGCTGCCCTCGGCGCCGCAGATCGCGTGCAAGGTGAAGCTCAAGGCCTACCCCTGCATTGAGCGCGGCGACATCGTCTGGGCCTACATGGGACCGCCGGGGAAGCGCCCGGAGCCGCCCGAGCTCGAATGGGCCCTGGTGCCGCCCGAGCAGCGCTATGTCTCCAAGCGGATCCAGGAGTGCGGCTGGCTGCAGTCCATGGAAGGCGGCATCGACACGACGCACGCTTCCTGGGTGCACCGCTATGAACTCGACACCGACCCGATGCACAAGCACGCGCCGGCAAACAAGTACATCAAGGCCGACCGCAACGCGGTGTTCGACATCGTCGAGGCCGAGCACGGGCTCACCATCTTCGGGCGCCGCAACGGCGAGGACGACTCCTATTACTACCGCATCACGCAGTGGATCTTCCCCTGGTTCACGCTGATCCCGCCCTTCGGGCCGCACGCGCTCGGCGGGCACATGTGGATTCCCAGGGACGACGAGAGCTGCTGGACCTGGAACATCAACTTCTTCCCCGACAAGCCGCTGCCGCCGGAAGAGCTCGAGGCGATGAAGCGCGGCGAAGGCATCCACGCGAAGCTCATCCCGGGCACCTTCCGGCCGGTCGCGAACAGGAACAACGACTGGCTAATCGACCGGCAGGCGCAGCGCGAGGGGCGGTTGTACAGCGGCGTGCAGGGCTTCGGCATGCAGGACTCGTCGCTGCAGGAGAGCATGGGCCCGATCCAGGATTACGAGAAGGAGTTCCTGGTGCCGACCGACAAGGCGATCGTCATGACGCGGCGCGCGCTCTACCGCGCTGCGCGCGATCTGGAAAAGGGCGTCGAGCCGCCGGCGCTCAGCGCGAAGAGCCAGCGAGTGCGCGCGGCCTCGATACTGCTAAACCGCAAGGAGAAGGCCACCGAGTGGGCGAAAGCGGCGCTGCAGGACAGCCTGTCGAAGCCCGTGTACACGGTTTGA
- a CDS encoding tripartite tricarboxylate transporter substrate binding protein has protein sequence MRFKAQLLLSTVLVLALAAPAAAQEWKPSGTVRLIVPVQGGTVDLLARLVAPRLQKEFGQPVIVENKPGAGGNIGTDLVAKAQPDGQTILVGYTAPITVNVTLFDHLPYDPQKDLAPITLAVTTPQFLTIHPSLPVNTVAEFVEYAKARPGKLSYGSISIGSASHLTMEMFKSAAGLDIVNIPFKGAAPTVTALLAGNVQAAFFVPGNVLPHLKDGRLKVLAVSGRTRFPATPEVPTLIESGYKDFEAIAWIGFLAPGGTPRNIIDRYNRILADELKQPDVRQRLTSIQFEVVASTPEAFAEYIRWETPRWAAVIRKTGAKAN, from the coding sequence ATGAGATTCAAAGCGCAATTGCTGCTGTCGACGGTCCTCGTGCTCGCGCTTGCCGCGCCGGCGGCCGCGCAGGAATGGAAACCCTCGGGGACGGTACGTCTGATCGTCCCCGTCCAGGGGGGCACGGTGGACCTGCTCGCGCGCCTGGTCGCGCCCCGGCTGCAGAAGGAATTCGGGCAGCCGGTGATCGTGGAGAACAAGCCGGGCGCGGGCGGCAACATCGGCACCGACCTCGTGGCGAAGGCGCAGCCCGACGGGCAGACCATCCTCGTCGGCTACACCGCCCCGATCACCGTCAACGTCACGCTGTTCGACCACCTTCCCTACGATCCGCAGAAGGACCTGGCGCCGATCACGCTCGCCGTCACCACGCCGCAGTTCCTGACCATCCATCCGTCCCTGCCGGTCAACACGGTGGCGGAGTTCGTGGAATACGCGAAGGCCCGGCCGGGCAAGCTGAGCTACGGCTCCATCTCGATCGGCAGCGCCTCGCACCTGACGATGGAGATGTTCAAGAGCGCCGCTGGGCTGGACATCGTGAACATCCCCTTCAAGGGCGCCGCGCCAACGGTGACCGCCCTGCTGGCGGGCAACGTGCAGGCGGCGTTCTTCGTTCCCGGCAACGTGCTGCCTCACCTCAAGGACGGGAGGCTGAAAGTGCTGGCGGTGAGCGGGAGAACGCGCTTTCCCGCGACGCCCGAGGTGCCGACGCTCATTGAGTCCGGCTACAAGGACTTCGAGGCCATCGCCTGGATCGGCTTCCTCGCGCCGGGCGGCACGCCGCGCAACATCATCGATCGCTACAACCGGATCCTCGCCGACGAGCTGAAGCAGCCGGACGTGCGCCAGCGCCTGACCAGCATCCAGTTCGAGGTCGTGGCGAGCACGCCCGAGGCCTTCGCCGAGTACATCCGCTGGGAAACGCCGCGCTGGGCTGCGGTGATCCGCAAGACCGGCGCCAAAGCAAACTGA
- the pcaG gene encoding protocatechuate 3,4-dioxygenase subunit alpha: MSANPKPTPPNLPHPSVFLDAKRLELIKGYRVHEQRTPAKPVRVVTPSQTIGPFFNLGLIREGDDDLACKVPGGARAQGTPIVVTGRVTDEEGRPVRKALIEVWQANRWGKYDHPDDRTDAPLDPNFKGWGRMLTDAEGRYRFRSIKPGAYPNPGYDNWLRPPHIHYSIFAAGVMQRLITQLYFPGEELNDIDPILNGIENLDERAALIARRAGDEPDGAQHYVFDIVLRGPSETPFFVDM; encoded by the coding sequence ATGTCCGCGAACCCGAAACCGACTCCACCAAACCTTCCCCATCCTTCGGTCTTCCTCGACGCCAAGCGCCTCGAGCTGATCAAGGGCTACCGCGTGCATGAGCAGCGAACGCCGGCCAAGCCGGTGCGCGTGGTGACGCCTTCGCAGACCATTGGGCCATTCTTCAATTTGGGCCTGATTCGGGAGGGGGATGACGATCTGGCGTGCAAGGTCCCGGGCGGCGCGCGAGCGCAGGGGACACCGATCGTCGTGACCGGCCGAGTAACGGACGAGGAGGGCAGGCCGGTGCGAAAGGCCTTGATTGAGGTCTGGCAGGCGAACCGCTGGGGCAAGTATGACCACCCCGACGACAGGACCGACGCGCCGCTTGACCCGAACTTCAAGGGTTGGGGACGCATGCTTACGGACGCGGAAGGTCGTTACCGGTTTCGCTCGATCAAGCCGGGCGCCTATCCGAACCCCGGCTACGACAACTGGCTCCGGCCGCCGCACATCCACTACTCGATCTTCGCCGCCGGGGTGATGCAGCGCCTGATCACACAGCTCTACTTCCCCGGCGAAGAGCTGAACGACATCGATCCGATCCTGAACGGCATCGAGAACCTCGACGAGCGCGCCGCCCTGATCGCGCGGCGCGCTGGCGACGAGCCCGACGGCGCGCAGCACTACGTCTTCGACATCGTCCTGCGCGGGCCGTCGGAGACGCCCTTCTTCGTCGACATGTAG